From the Dehalococcoidia bacterium genome, one window contains:
- a CDS encoding VOC family protein translates to MQPLGVNRVVIAVKDLERGKQLFSKLLGATFHSTNDEEAASLGVSMAMSWDAGIELVSPLPDRDSKIKQIVETRGEGLIGVVFVVDDVEEAKEAADELGIPVWYTVDYSQEQIDTYQQGRFRKFKEYMLDPRGVHGVGAIIAQIELSKESHRVFNKHWSRTWKYGSGTI, encoded by the coding sequence GTGCAACCACTTGGAGTGAATCGAGTCGTAATCGCCGTGAAGGATCTCGAGAGAGGGAAGCAACTGTTCTCCAAACTTCTTGGCGCAACCTTTCACAGCACCAACGACGAGGAAGCGGCTTCTCTCGGCGTGAGCATGGCCATGAGTTGGGATGCCGGGATTGAGCTGGTTAGTCCTCTTCCCGATCGCGACAGCAAGATCAAGCAAATCGTCGAGACCCGTGGCGAGGGGCTCATTGGGGTGGTCTTTGTGGTGGACGACGTTGAAGAGGCCAAGGAAGCGGCGGATGAGCTCGGCATCCCGGTCTGGTACACCGTCGACTATTCACAGGAGCAGATTGATACGTATCAGCAGGGAAGATTCAGGAAGTTTAAGGAATATATGCTTGATCCTCGGGGCGTTCATGGAGTCGGCGCCATTATCGCCCAGATTGAGCTTAGCAAAGAGAGTCACAGAGTCTTCAACAAGCATTGGTCCCGTACATGGAAGTACGGAAGCGGGACGATTTGA